From a region of the Babylonia areolata isolate BAREFJ2019XMU chromosome 25, ASM4173473v1, whole genome shotgun sequence genome:
- the LOC143299650 gene encoding uncharacterized protein LOC143299650, translating into MAFTGGKQHQVGSFLQERWRVTMGGRRFKPENFHEISRVLGERFAPDLNRVVSKHRADAASAYLRRLQRDVERSQEGYYGQLQGMPLQIRRLQVRKEDPRSFKSVLVPKLKLSPLSASADTTTTTATSSPRTVKSQSPKVVSPDGGAQVLPLVTTTTTDGTSYVPHKSFSPHSHTHIHVLFKQTPRKSAHKKGSGGPSSVVSGTETSVGGASNSSVITTADSKAFKAKQNTLKNGLKLPSPREEDDSLSHEVQDDGGEDSAPWPAVENAHLPYTLPKLPANNGPAPLPNIKKRLVGDKTPRGVAKSVREVHSNNHSNSTTTTTMRTAFRSPRSEQQSSALPSASKPEVPSPVNRMFPTTTTRAEDPQVQEALPPNVAAALAAGSSISALYNLGLPHKLASAYDKNLPTVAARPKAVMLGGKGSRLPLPSIPPANVSVGDEMLAITSVQRSNAIQLAG; encoded by the exons ATGGCCTTCACGGGCGGCAAACAACACCAGGTCGGCTCCTTCCTGCAAGAGAGATGGCGGGTGACGATGGGGGGCCGTCGCTTCAAGCCCGAGAACTTCCACGAAATCTCTAGGGTGCTTGGGGAGCGCTTCGCACCCGACTTGAATCGGGTGGTGAGCAAGCACCGTGCTGACGCCGCCTCGGCCTACCTGCGCCGTCTTCAGCGCGACGTGGAGCGATCCCAGGAAGGGTACTACGGCCAGCTGCAAGGAATGCCTCTGCAGATCAG ACGCCTCCAGGTCCGCAAGGAGGACCCTCGCAGCTTCAAGAGCGTGCTGGTGCCCAAGCTGAAGCTGTCGCCCCTGTCGGCATCGGCggacacgaccaccaccaccgccacatccAGCCCCCGCACCGTGAAGAGCCAGTCCCCCAAGGTGGTCTCCCCTGACGGCGGCGCACAGGTGCTGCCTctggtgacgacgacgactacggaCGGGACCAGCTACGTGCCGCACAAGTCCTTCAgcccccacagccacacccacatccacgtGCTCTTCAAGcag ACGCCCAGGAAGTCTGCCCACAAGAAGGGCAGCGGTGGCCCCAGCAGCGTGGTCAGCGGCACTGAGACCAGCGTGGGCGGCGCCAGCAACAGCAGCGTCATCACCACAGCAGacagcaaggccttcaaggccaAGCAGAACACCCTCAAGAACGGCCTCAAGCTACCCAGCCCCAGGGAAGAAGACGACTCCCTGAGCCACGAGGTACAGGACGACGGCGGGGAGGACTCCGCGCCCTGGCCGGCCGTGGAGAACGCCCACTTGCCTTACACCCTGCCCAAGCTGCCTGCCAACAACGGGCCGGCACCCCTCCCGAACATCAAGAAACGCCTGGTTGGGGACAAGACACCCCGCGGCGTGGCCAAAAGCGTTCGGGAAgtccacagcaacaaccacagcaacagcaccaccaccaccacgatgcgAACCGCCTTCCGGAGTCCCCGGAGCGAGCAGCAGTCCAGCGCACTGCCCTCCGCCAGTAAACCGGAAGTGCCCTCACCGGTGAACCGGatgttccccaccaccaccaccagggcgGAGGATCCCCAGGTCCAAGAGGCCCTGCCGCCCAACGTGGCGGCGGCTCTGGCGGCAGGAAGCTCCATCAGCGCGCTCTACAACCTGGGCCTCCCCCACAAGCTGGCCTCCGCTTACGACAAGAACCTGCCCACGGTGGCCGCCCGACCCAAGGCGGTGATGCTGGGGGGCAAGGGTTCGCGTCTCCCGCTGCCGTCCATCCCCCCGGCCAATGTCAGCGTGGGCGACGAGATGCTGGCCATCACCTCAGTGCAGCGCTCCAACGCCATCCAGCTGGCCGGCTGA